The Panicum virgatum strain AP13 chromosome 3N, P.virgatum_v5, whole genome shotgun sequence genome includes the window GCGCGCCCCGGCGTGCCAGCGAGGAAAACGAGCAAGGagagcaccgcggcggcggcggcgtagcaTGCGGCGGTGAGAggtagggagggaggaggagccaggGAGCCGGGGgagcgagagcgagagcgcGGAGGATGATGCAGCTGCCGCAGCATCACAAGCCCAGCAAGCCCTCCGCCCCCTCCTGCTGCTCGTGGTGGATCCGGaggtccccgccgccgtccccgccgcacaggaagcccggcggcggcggcgggaggagccgGTACGCCTGCCGCCTCGTGCCCCTGCTCGTGCTCACCGTCTACAGCGTCGTCACCGTGCTCCGCATCCCCAGCTCCTCCTTCGTCGTCACCACCGCCGATTCAGGTAACCCCGGGGGTCTCCCGACCCGAATCCTCCCTGCTCTCGCCGCCGTGGGTTGCTGGATTGCTCCCTTCTCTCCCCCCGTCCTTCTTCTGTCTGCGCGCACTGAAATGGCGACCCGGTCCTCTGCAGAGCGcgtggagcggcgggaggacCTGGAGGCGCTCAAGACCCACCTGCCGTCGAACCAGAACAGCCTCGAGGCCCGCGAGGAGACGCGGTCCGtcgcctccctcccctgctccgcctTCATCAACGGTGAGTCGCCCGGTTGGGGATCAGCTTGCTATCTGCTACAGCTCGAGGTGCTCGCTCGCTTCTGCTTCAATGGAATGGAATCCCAATCGAATCGAATTGCTGCAACAGGTGAGGCGGGGTATGGCGAGGAGGGCGTGCTGTGCTGCGACCGGAGCCACTACCGGAGCGACGTGTGctacctccgcggcgacgtgCGCACGGACCCGTCCACCTCGTCGGTGCTCCTGTACAAGGCGCCCCGCGGGAGCTCCCCGGAGAAGGTCCGGCCGTACACGCGCAAGTTCGAGGGCGGCATCATGAGCACCATCGACGAGGTGACCATCCTGCCCGTGGCCGGCGCCTACAACGCGAGCGCCAGCGCGGGGGACGGCGGCaccctgcggcggcggtgcgacgTGCGGCACCCGCGCGGCGTGCCCGCGGTGGTGTTCTCGACGGGCGGGTACACGGGGAACGTGTACCACGAGTTCAGCGACGGGCTGATCCCGCTCTTCATCACGGCGCAGCGGTTCGCCGGCGAGGTCGTGTTCGTGGTGCTCGAGTACCACTACTGGTGGCTGGGCCGCTACGGCGCCGTCCTGGAGCGGCTCACCAACTACAAGGTGGTGGACTTCCGTAACGACCGCCGCGTCCACTGCTTCGACGAGATGATCGTCGGCCTCCGCATCCACGGCGAGC containing:
- the LOC120665612 gene encoding xylan glycosyltransferase MUCI21-like yields the protein MMQLPQHHKPSKPSAPSCCSWWIRRSPPPSPPHRKPGGGGGRSRYACRLVPLLVLTVYSVVTVLRIPSSSFVVTTADSERVERREDLEALKTHLPSNQNSLEAREETRSVASLPCSAFINGEAGYGEEGVLCCDRSHYRSDVCYLRGDVRTDPSTSSVLLYKAPRGSSPEKVRPYTRKFEGGIMSTIDEVTILPVAGAYNASASAGDGGTLRRRCDVRHPRGVPAVVFSTGGYTGNVYHEFSDGLIPLFITAQRFAGEVVFVVLEYHYWWLGRYGAVLERLTNYKVVDFRNDRRVHCFDEMIVGLRIHGELVVDPKLMPNGKSIKDFQALLHQGYSRASSSASASPPVPLPLAPPSRPCPRPAKPKLLIFIRKQNRVLLNLPHVVTACRRAGFAPHVMNLRRQTPLPAIHAALASADAMVAVHGAAVTHFLFMRPGSVLLQIVPVGLDWAADAFYGKPAQQLGLEYLEYKVAPEESSLAAEYGLNSTVVRDPSVISSRGWWEMKKVYMDRQNVTVNIKRFGELLKAARTHLKNTTACAKAAGAAAALR